One genomic region from Balaenoptera acutorostrata chromosome 1, mBalAcu1.1, whole genome shotgun sequence encodes:
- the MOB3C gene encoding MOB kinase activator 3C isoform X1: protein MALCLKQVFAKDKTFRPRKRFEPGTQRFELYKKAQASLKSGLDLRSVVRLPPGENIDDWIAVHVVDFFNRINLIYGTMAERCSETSCPVMAGGPRYEYRWQDERQYRRPAKLSAPRYMALLMDWIEGLINDEDVFPTRVGVPFPKNFQQVCTKILTRLFRVFVHVYIHHFDSILSMGAEAHVNTCYKHFYYFIREFSLVDQRELEPLREMTERICH, encoded by the exons ATGGCGCTGTGCCTGAAGCAGGTGTTCGCCAAGGACAAGACGTTCAGGCCGCGGAAGCGCTTCGAGCCGGGCACACAGCGCTTTGAGCTGTATAAGAAAGCGCAGGCGTCGCTCAAGTCGGGTCTGGACCTGCGCAGTGTGGTGAGGCTGCCACCGGGCGAGAACATCGACGACTGGATCGCCGTGCACGTGGTGGACTTCTTCAACCGCATCAACCTCATCTACGGTACCATGGCCGAGCGCTGCAGCGAGACCAGCTGCCCGGTCATGGCCGGCGGGCCCCGCTACGAGTACCGCTGGCAGGACGAGCGCCAGTACCGGCGGCCGGCCAAGCTCTCGGCGCCGCGCTACATGGCGTTGCTCATGGACTGGATTGAGGGACTCATCAACGACGAGGATGTCTTTCCCACACGCGTGG GAGTTCCCTTCCCCAAGAACTTCCAGCAGGTCTGCACCAAGATCCTGACCCGCCTTTTCCGCGTCTTTGTGCATGTCTACATCCACCACTTCGACAGCATTCTCAGCATGGGGGCCGAGGCGCATGTCAACACCTGTTACAAGCACTTCTATTACTTCATCCGCGAGTTCAGCCTGGTGGACCAGCGGGAGCTGGAGCCACTG AGGGAGATGACAGAGCGGATCTGTCACTGA
- the MOB3C gene encoding MOB kinase activator 3C isoform X2 has product MALCLKQVFAKDKTFRPRKRFEPGTQRFELYKKAQASLKSGLDLRSVVRLPPGENIDDWIAVHVVDFFNRINLIYGTMAERCSETSCPVMAGGPRYEYRWQDERQYRRPAKLSAPRYMALLMDWIEGLINDEDVFPTRVAFSAWGPRRMSTPVTSTSITSSASSAWWTSGSWSH; this is encoded by the exons ATGGCGCTGTGCCTGAAGCAGGTGTTCGCCAAGGACAAGACGTTCAGGCCGCGGAAGCGCTTCGAGCCGGGCACACAGCGCTTTGAGCTGTATAAGAAAGCGCAGGCGTCGCTCAAGTCGGGTCTGGACCTGCGCAGTGTGGTGAGGCTGCCACCGGGCGAGAACATCGACGACTGGATCGCCGTGCACGTGGTGGACTTCTTCAACCGCATCAACCTCATCTACGGTACCATGGCCGAGCGCTGCAGCGAGACCAGCTGCCCGGTCATGGCCGGCGGGCCCCGCTACGAGTACCGCTGGCAGGACGAGCGCCAGTACCGGCGGCCGGCCAAGCTCTCGGCGCCGCGCTACATGGCGTTGCTCATGGACTGGATTGAGGGACTCATCAACGACGAGGATGTCTTTCCCACACGCGTGG CATTCTCAGCATGGGGGCCGAGGCGCATGTCAACACCTGTTACAAGCACTTCTATTACTTCATCCGCGAGTTCAGCCTGGTGGACCAGCGGGAGCTGGAGCCACTG A